The proteins below are encoded in one region of Syngnathus acus chromosome 2, fSynAcu1.2, whole genome shotgun sequence:
- the LOC119137041 gene encoding CLIP-associating protein 1-like isoform X8 — protein MAEEEEEVMAPEYLLQQVMLKDLSKRLQAGQEMVELILQEDKCPDLEQDQGTLDRMVEALASSWVNSSHFKVVLLGMDLLSALVSRLQEKFRTQVGTVLPSLIDRLGDAKDQVRDQDQALLLKIMDQAANPQYVWERIMGGFKHKNNRTREGLCLCLNSTLNVFGSQSLTLSKIVPHICNLLGDPTSQVRDGAMSCLVEIYRHVGERVRIDLGKKGLPQSRLNVIFSKFDEVQRSGNMILSPVSDKNSEDGDSLDGGCSSSSSKGELLAGRKTGVGSLRRPVSKSAGRDGSTAGAVDEADFIQAFDDVPTMQIYSNREVEEAMVKIRDVLSDDKRDWELRVAALKKVRSLMLAGAAEFDGFPQQLRLLESAFVLSAKDLRSQVVREACITLGYLSSVLGSRFDHAAEAVMPSLLNLVPNSAKVMATSGVAAIRLILKHTHYPRLIPIITSNCISKSVAVRRRCYDLLDLQLKEWHTNSLERHVAVLMETLKKGIHDADAEVRSVARKCYWNFQSHFSREAEQLFQRLESSYQKALQAHLRSGDTLMSLPPSDHSSSSSQESLNRTLSPRSNTGRNVAKPKASKSSRPPTGTSSPGTLQRSCSDVDVNAAASARTRMPTVASAVQASPLSFSSASALPPGSYASLGRVRTQKTSAGKRPSVPDGRGRSKGKVVSQSQRKQAEIRQPRRRLVTDLNFRALAGSRSGSPGRMLGSTHGRMVRVPVGNSPVPASSGLSNSRRPRGHRSQGCSRETSPTRSGSARSRIPRLSMSQGCSRETSRESSRDTSPSRGFSPLDRLSHQARISASVNAMRILNTGTEVEAAVADALQRSARRHFESPGMFSDDDANSDASSACSERSYGSRNGAVRHTDDVAEILNHCASANWSERKEGLLGLQNVLRSHIMLSRVELKRLCEIFTRMFADPHSKRVFSMFLETLVDFIVLHREDLLDWLFILLTQLLKKMGADLLGSVQAKVQKALDVTCESFPYEQQFNILMRFIVDQTQTPNLKVKVAILRYIEALARRMDPADFVNTSETRLAVSRIITWTTEPKSSDVRKAAQVVLIALFELNTPEFTMLLGALPKTFQDGTTKLLHNHLRSTSGIAMASPGSSTGRTTPRQSSSRSSPLTSPTTYSQGGLSPSMLECDSENLNSEEIYSSLRGVTEAIQNFSFRSQEEHMELYKRDGMRDLGVEGGSPSHSNLKLYGDSMEAGRTALDNKTSLLNTPSPRSFTLQRFREYNPHNYDSMELRLNGRQHESAKNKIQNPRNIPGVTEQLVGELLKELSQGPAGECATEERSVEERRATLLELLKVSREDVQVVWDEHFKTMLLLLLEMLGDKDHMIRALSLRVLKEILRNQPGRFKNYAELTIMKTLEAHKDSHKEVVRASEEAASTLAGSIQPEQCIKVLCPIVQTADYPINLAAIKMQTRAVERITKEPLLQLLHDIIPGLLQGYDDTESSVRKASVFCLVAIYAVIGEELKPFLSQLTGSKMKLLNLYIKRAQTSTSNSSSSSDISSY, from the exons AtggctgaggaggaggaggaggtgatggCCCCGGAATACTTGCTGCAGCAGGTGATGCTCAAGGACCTGAGCAAGAGGCTGCAGGCGGGCCAGGAGATGGTGGAGCTTATCCTGCAAGAGGACAAATGTCCAGATCTTGAGCAGGACCAGGGTACCCTGGACAGAATGGTGGAGGCGTTGGCCAGCTCTTGGGTCAACTCCAGTCACTTCAAG gTGGTTTTGTTGGGGATGGACCTTCTGTCTGCATTAGTCAGCAGACTGCAGGAAAAATTCAGGACACAGGTTGGAACAG ttcttCCCAGTTTAATAGATCGTCTGGGAGATGCCAAGGATCAAGTGCGTGACCAGGACCAAGCACTTCTACTTAAAATCATGGACCAGGCTGCCAACCCACAG TATGTTTGGGAGCGCATAATGggaggcttcaaacataagaaCAACCGAACTCGAGAAGGACTCTGCCTTTGTCTCAACTCCACCTTAAATGT GTTTGGTTCGCAGAGCCTGACACTTAGCAAAATAGTTCCTCACATTTGTAATCTCCTGGGAGATCCCACAAGTCAG GTGCGCGATGGAGCCATGAGCTGTCTGGTTGAGATCTACCGCCACGTCGGTGAGCGAGTGAGGATCGACCTGGGAAAGAAGGGCCTACCTCAGTCGCG gttGAATGTCATCTTTAGTAAATTTGATGAGGTCCAAAGGTCGGGGAACATGATCCTGTCACCTGTGTCAG ATAAAAACTCTGAGGATGGCGATTCGCTGGACGGTGGCTGCTCTTCGTCCTCGTCCAAAGGAGAATTGTTGGCCGGGAGGAAGACCGGCGTGGGTTCGTTGCGACGCCCTGTCTCCAAATCAGCAG GGAGAGATGGGTCCACTGCTGGCGCGGTGGACGAGGCTGACTTCATTCAGGCCTTTGACGATGTTCCCACTATGCAG ATTTACTCCAAcagggaggtggaggaggccaTGGTCAAAATCCGAGACGTGCTCTCGGATGACAAGCGCGACTGGGAGCTCCGAGTTGCAGCG CTGAAGAAGGTGCGCTCGCTGATGTTGGCCGGAGCGGCAGAGTTTGACGGCTTCCCGCAGCAGCTGCGGCTCCTGGAGTCGGCGTTCGTACTGTCAGCCAAGGATCTGCGTTCGCAGGTGGTTCGGGAAGCCTGTATCACTCTGGG ATACCTGTCCTCAGTGCTCGGCAGCCGCTTTGATCACGCCGCCGAGGCCGTCATGCCGAGTCTCCTGAACCTGGTCCCCAATAGTGCCAAAGTCATGGCCACCTCCGgtgtggctgccatccgcCTCATACTAAAA caCACACACTACCCTCGTCTGATCCCTATCATCACCAGCAACTGCATCTCCAAGTCTGTGGCTGTCAGAAG GCGATGCTATGACCTCTTGGACCTGCAACTGAAGGAGTGGCACACAAACTCTCTGgagag GCACGTAGCCGTGTTAATGGAAACTCTAAAGAAAGGTATTCACGACGCAGATGCCGAGGTGCGCTCCGTGGCCAGGAA GTGTTACTGGAACTTCCAAAGCCACTTCAGTCGGGAGGCGGAGCAACTGTTCCAGCGCTTGGAGTCGTCTTATCAAAAAGCTTTGCAGGCTCACTTGCGGAGTGGCGATACTTTGATGTCACTTCCTCCATCTGATcattcctcatcctcctcacaAGAGAGCCTGAA TCGAACTTTGTCTCCGAGAAGCAACACCGGAAGAAACGTGGCCAAAC CCAAAGCGTCCAAATCCTCTCGACCCCCCACCGGCACCTCCTCCCCCGGCACCCTCCAGCGTTCTTGCAGCGACGTGGACGTCAATGCGGCAGCCAGCGCCCGCACCCGGATGCCCACGGTAGCCTCGGCGGTGCAAGCTTCCCCTTTGTCCTTTAGCTCCGCCTCCGCTCTGCCTCCCGGATCTTACGCTTCGCTCG GTCGCGTCCGAACGCAGAAGACCAGCGCGGGAAAGCGTCCGTCAGTGCCCGACGGGCGGGGCCGCAGCAAAGGGAAAGTGGTCTCACAGTCCCAACGTAAGCAAGCCGAAATAAGACAACCACGCCGTCGACTTGTCACTGATCTGAACTTCCGCGCTTTAGCCGGCAGCAGGTCCGGTTCCCCGGGACGAATGCTGGGCTCTACCCACGGCAGGATGGTCAGGGTGCCCGTGGGCAACTCTCCCGTTCCCGCCAGCAGCGGGCTGAGTAACAGTCGGCGCCCACGAGGCCACCGCAGCCAGGGCTGCAGTCGGGAGACCAGCCCCACCAGATCGGGCTCTG CACGGAGCCGAATCCCTCGTCTCAGTATGAGTCAGGGCTGCAGCCGCGAAACCAGTCGCGAGAGCAGCCGTGACACCAGCCCCTCCAGGGGTTTCTCCCCCCTGG ACCGTCTGTCTCACCAGGCTCGGATCTCGGCCTCCGTCAATGCCATGAGGATTCTCAACACGGGCACCGAGGTGGAAGCGGCGGTTGCCGATGCTCTG CAGCGCTCAGCGCGCCGCCATTTTGAATCGCCGGGTATGTTCTCCGACGACGACGCCAACAGCGACGCCTCCAGCGCCTGTTCGGAACGCTCGTACGGCTCCCGCAACGGCGCCGTGCGTCATACCGACGACGTGGCTGAAATCCTCAACCACTGCGCCAGCGCCAATTGGTCGGAGAGAAAGGAGGGCCTGCTGGGACTGCAGAACGTGCTGAGGAGCCATATTATGCTCAG TCGCGTGGAGCTGAAAAGACTCTGCGAGATCTTCACCAGGATGTTTGCAGATCCTCACAGCAAG AGA GTCTTCAGCATGTTCCTGGAGACTCTGGTGGACTTCATTGTTCTGCACCGGGAAGATCTACTCGACTGGCTTTTCATCCTACTCACCCAGCTGCTGAAGAAAATGGGCGCTGACCTCCTGGGCTCCGTTCAGGCCAAAGTTCAAAAGGCGCTGGATGTCACCTG TGAATCCTTCCCGTACGAGCAGCAGTTCAACATCCTGATGCGCTTCATCGTGGATCAGACCCAGACGCCCAACTTGAAGGTCAAGGTGGCCATTCTGCGCTACATCGAGGCGCTAGCGCGGCGGATGGACCCGGCCGACTTTGTCAACACCAGCGAGACGCGCCTGGCCGTCTCGCGCATCATCACGTGGACCACCGAACCCAAAAGTTCCGATGTCCGCAAG GCGGCCCAAGTGGTGCTCATCGCCCTGTTTGAGCTCAACACGCCCGAGTTCACCATGCTCCTCGGCGCTTTGCCCAAAACCTTCCAAGATGGGACCACCAAGCTGTTACACAACCACCTGAGGAGCACGAGCGGCATCGCCATG GCGTCTCCCGGCAGCTCGACGGGTCGAACGACTCCACGCCAGTCGAGCAGCCGCAGCAGCCCGCTGACATCTCCCACCACCTACTCGCAAGGAGGGCTTTCTCCCAG CATGCTGGAGTGCGATAGTGAGAACCTGAACTCTGAAGAGATCTACAGTTCCCTGCGTGGCGTCACTGAAGCCATTCAGAACTTCAGCTTCCGCAGCCAAGAAGAGCACATGGAGCTGTACAAGCGAGATGGAATGCGGGACCTTGGG GTTGAAGGTGGTTCTCCTTCGCACTCTAACCTCAAACTTTACGGTGATTCGATGGAGGCCGGGCGAACAGCTCTGGACAACAAGACGTCGTTACTGAACACCCCTTCGCCACGCTCGTTCACGCTGCAGCGTTTCCGAGAATACAACCCGCACAACTACGACAGCATGGAGCTGCGGCTCAATG GACGCCAGCACGAGTCTGCCAAAAACAAGATCCAGAACCCCAGAAATATCCCAG GAGTTACCGAGCAGCTGGTGGGAGAGCTGCTGAAGGAGCTGTCGCAGGGCCCGGCGGGCGAGTGTGCCACCGAGGAGCGCAGCGTGGAGGAGCGCCGCGCCACCCTGCTGGAGCTTCTCAAGGTGTCACGGGAGGACGTGCAGGTGGTTTGGGACGAGCACTTCAAGACCATGTTGCTGCTTCTCCTGGAGATGCTGGGAGACAAAGAC CACATGATCCGGGCCCTGTCCTTGAGAGTCCTGAAGGAGATCCTGAGAAACCAACCGGGTCGCTTCAAGAACTACGCCGAACTCACCATAATGAAGACACTGGAGGCTCATAAAGACTCGCACAAGGAG GTGGTGCGCGCGTCAGAGGAGGCCGCGTCCACGCTGGCCGGCTCCATCCAGCCGGAGCAGTGCATCAAGGTGCTTTGCCCCATCGTGCAGACGGCCGACTACCCCATCAACCTGGCCGCCATCAAGATGCAGACCAGGGCCGTGGAACGCATCACAAAGGAGCCGTTGCTTCAGCTGCTGCACGACATCATTCCGGGTCTACTGCAG GGCTACGACGACACGGAAAGCAGCGTGAGGAAGGCCAGCGTCTTCTGCCTCGTGGCCATCTACGCCGTGATCGGCGAGGAGCTCAAGCCCTTCCTGTCTCAGCTCACCGGTAGCAAG ATGAAACTGCTCAACCTGTACATCAAGAGGGCCCAGACCTCCACCAGCAATAGCAGCAGCTCCTCCGACATCTCTTCCTATTAA
- the LOC119137041 gene encoding CLIP-associating protein 1-A-like isoform X1, translating to MAEEEEEVMAPEYLLQQVMLKDLSKRLQAGQEMVELILQEDKCPDLEQDQGTLDRMVEALASSWVNSSHFKVVLLGMDLLSALVSRLQEKFRTQVGTVLPSLIDRLGDAKDQVRDQDQALLLKIMDQAANPQYVWERIMGGFKHKNNRTREGLCLCLNSTLNVFGSQSLTLSKIVPHICNLLGDPTSQVRDGAMSCLVEIYRHVGERVRIDLGKKGLPQSRLNVIFSKFDEVQRSGNMILSPVSDKNSEDGDSLDGGCSSSSSKGELLAGRKTGVGSLRRPVSKSAGRDGSTAGAVDEADFIQAFDDVPTMQIYSNREVEEAMVKIRDVLSDDKRDWELRVAALKKVRSLMLAGAAEFDGFPQQLRLLESAFVLSAKDLRSQVVREACITLGYLSSVLGSRFDHAAEAVMPSLLNLVPNSAKVMATSGVAAIRLILKHTHYPRLIPIITSNCISKSVAVRRRCYDLLDLQLKEWHTNSLERHVAVLMETLKKGIHDADAEVRSVARKCYWNFQSHFSREAEQLFQRLESSYQKALQAHLRSGDTLMSLPPSDHSSSSSQESLNRTLSPRSNTGRNVAKPKASKSSRPPTGTSSPGTLQRSCSDVDVNAAASARTRMPTVASAVQASPLSFSSASALPPGSYASLGRVRTQKTSAGKRPSVPDGRGRSKGKVVSQSQPGSRSGSPGRMLGSTHGRMVRVPVGNSPVPASSGLSNSRRPRGHRSQGCSRETSPTRSGSARSRIPRLSMSQGCSRETSRESSRDTSPSRGFSPLDRLSHQARISASVNAMRILNTGTEVEAAVADALLLGESRSKQRSARRHFESPGMFSDDDANSDASSACSERSYGSRNGAVRHTDDVAEILNHCASANWSERKEGLLGLQNVLRSHIMLSRVELKRLCEIFTRMFADPHSKRVFSMFLETLVDFIVLHREDLLDWLFILLTQLLKKMGADLLGSVQAKVQKALDVTCESFPYEQQFNILMRFIVDQTQTPNLKVKVAILRYIEALARRMDPADFVNTSETRLAVSRIITWTTEPKSSDVRKHLFHSTNPQTLHNWEDLSGRAGTVASLPGEGNLEERCKQAAQVVLIALFELNTPEFTMLLGALPKTFQDGTTKLLHNHLRSTSGIAMASPGSSTGRTTPRQSSSRSSPLTSPTTYSQGGLSPSMLECDSENLNSEEIYSSLRGVTEAIQNFSFRSQEEHMELYKRDGMRDLGVEGGSPSHSNLKLYGDSMEAGRTALDNKTSLLNTPSPRSFTLQRFREYNPHNYDSMELRLNGRQHESAKNKIQNPRNIPGVTEQLVGELLKELSQGPAGECATEERSVEERRATLLELLKVSREDVQVVWDEHFKTMLLLLLEMLGDKDHMIRALSLRVLKEILRNQPGRFKNYAELTIMKTLEAHKDSHKEVVRASEEAASTLAGSIQPEQCIKVLCPIVQTADYPINLAAIKMQTRAVERITKEPLLQLLHDIIPGLLQGYDDTESSVRKASVFCLVAIYAVIGEELKPFLSQLTGSKMKLLNLYIKRAQTSTSNSSSSSDISSY from the exons AtggctgaggaggaggaggaggtgatggCCCCGGAATACTTGCTGCAGCAGGTGATGCTCAAGGACCTGAGCAAGAGGCTGCAGGCGGGCCAGGAGATGGTGGAGCTTATCCTGCAAGAGGACAAATGTCCAGATCTTGAGCAGGACCAGGGTACCCTGGACAGAATGGTGGAGGCGTTGGCCAGCTCTTGGGTCAACTCCAGTCACTTCAAG gTGGTTTTGTTGGGGATGGACCTTCTGTCTGCATTAGTCAGCAGACTGCAGGAAAAATTCAGGACACAGGTTGGAACAG ttcttCCCAGTTTAATAGATCGTCTGGGAGATGCCAAGGATCAAGTGCGTGACCAGGACCAAGCACTTCTACTTAAAATCATGGACCAGGCTGCCAACCCACAG TATGTTTGGGAGCGCATAATGggaggcttcaaacataagaaCAACCGAACTCGAGAAGGACTCTGCCTTTGTCTCAACTCCACCTTAAATGT GTTTGGTTCGCAGAGCCTGACACTTAGCAAAATAGTTCCTCACATTTGTAATCTCCTGGGAGATCCCACAAGTCAG GTGCGCGATGGAGCCATGAGCTGTCTGGTTGAGATCTACCGCCACGTCGGTGAGCGAGTGAGGATCGACCTGGGAAAGAAGGGCCTACCTCAGTCGCG gttGAATGTCATCTTTAGTAAATTTGATGAGGTCCAAAGGTCGGGGAACATGATCCTGTCACCTGTGTCAG ATAAAAACTCTGAGGATGGCGATTCGCTGGACGGTGGCTGCTCTTCGTCCTCGTCCAAAGGAGAATTGTTGGCCGGGAGGAAGACCGGCGTGGGTTCGTTGCGACGCCCTGTCTCCAAATCAGCAG GGAGAGATGGGTCCACTGCTGGCGCGGTGGACGAGGCTGACTTCATTCAGGCCTTTGACGATGTTCCCACTATGCAG ATTTACTCCAAcagggaggtggaggaggccaTGGTCAAAATCCGAGACGTGCTCTCGGATGACAAGCGCGACTGGGAGCTCCGAGTTGCAGCG CTGAAGAAGGTGCGCTCGCTGATGTTGGCCGGAGCGGCAGAGTTTGACGGCTTCCCGCAGCAGCTGCGGCTCCTGGAGTCGGCGTTCGTACTGTCAGCCAAGGATCTGCGTTCGCAGGTGGTTCGGGAAGCCTGTATCACTCTGGG ATACCTGTCCTCAGTGCTCGGCAGCCGCTTTGATCACGCCGCCGAGGCCGTCATGCCGAGTCTCCTGAACCTGGTCCCCAATAGTGCCAAAGTCATGGCCACCTCCGgtgtggctgccatccgcCTCATACTAAAA caCACACACTACCCTCGTCTGATCCCTATCATCACCAGCAACTGCATCTCCAAGTCTGTGGCTGTCAGAAG GCGATGCTATGACCTCTTGGACCTGCAACTGAAGGAGTGGCACACAAACTCTCTGgagag GCACGTAGCCGTGTTAATGGAAACTCTAAAGAAAGGTATTCACGACGCAGATGCCGAGGTGCGCTCCGTGGCCAGGAA GTGTTACTGGAACTTCCAAAGCCACTTCAGTCGGGAGGCGGAGCAACTGTTCCAGCGCTTGGAGTCGTCTTATCAAAAAGCTTTGCAGGCTCACTTGCGGAGTGGCGATACTTTGATGTCACTTCCTCCATCTGATcattcctcatcctcctcacaAGAGAGCCTGAA TCGAACTTTGTCTCCGAGAAGCAACACCGGAAGAAACGTGGCCAAAC CCAAAGCGTCCAAATCCTCTCGACCCCCCACCGGCACCTCCTCCCCCGGCACCCTCCAGCGTTCTTGCAGCGACGTGGACGTCAATGCGGCAGCCAGCGCCCGCACCCGGATGCCCACGGTAGCCTCGGCGGTGCAAGCTTCCCCTTTGTCCTTTAGCTCCGCCTCCGCTCTGCCTCCCGGATCTTACGCTTCGCTCG GTCGCGTCCGAACGCAGAAGACCAGCGCGGGAAAGCGTCCGTCAGTGCCCGACGGGCGGGGCCGCAGCAAAGGGAAAGTGGTCTCACAGTCCCAAC CCGGCAGCAGGTCCGGTTCCCCGGGACGAATGCTGGGCTCTACCCACGGCAGGATGGTCAGGGTGCCCGTGGGCAACTCTCCCGTTCCCGCCAGCAGCGGGCTGAGTAACAGTCGGCGCCCACGAGGCCACCGCAGCCAGGGCTGCAGTCGGGAGACCAGCCCCACCAGATCGGGCTCTG CACGGAGCCGAATCCCTCGTCTCAGTATGAGTCAGGGCTGCAGCCGCGAAACCAGTCGCGAGAGCAGCCGTGACACCAGCCCCTCCAGGGGTTTCTCCCCCCTGG ACCGTCTGTCTCACCAGGCTCGGATCTCGGCCTCCGTCAATGCCATGAGGATTCTCAACACGGGCACCGAGGTGGAAGCGGCGGTTGCCGATGCTCTG CTCTTAGGAGAGTCGAGGAGTAAG CAGCGCTCAGCGCGCCGCCATTTTGAATCGCCGGGTATGTTCTCCGACGACGACGCCAACAGCGACGCCTCCAGCGCCTGTTCGGAACGCTCGTACGGCTCCCGCAACGGCGCCGTGCGTCATACCGACGACGTGGCTGAAATCCTCAACCACTGCGCCAGCGCCAATTGGTCGGAGAGAAAGGAGGGCCTGCTGGGACTGCAGAACGTGCTGAGGAGCCATATTATGCTCAG TCGCGTGGAGCTGAAAAGACTCTGCGAGATCTTCACCAGGATGTTTGCAGATCCTCACAGCAAG AGA GTCTTCAGCATGTTCCTGGAGACTCTGGTGGACTTCATTGTTCTGCACCGGGAAGATCTACTCGACTGGCTTTTCATCCTACTCACCCAGCTGCTGAAGAAAATGGGCGCTGACCTCCTGGGCTCCGTTCAGGCCAAAGTTCAAAAGGCGCTGGATGTCACCTG TGAATCCTTCCCGTACGAGCAGCAGTTCAACATCCTGATGCGCTTCATCGTGGATCAGACCCAGACGCCCAACTTGAAGGTCAAGGTGGCCATTCTGCGCTACATCGAGGCGCTAGCGCGGCGGATGGACCCGGCCGACTTTGTCAACACCAGCGAGACGCGCCTGGCCGTCTCGCGCATCATCACGTGGACCACCGAACCCAAAAGTTCCGATGTCCGCAAG catttatttcattcaacaAACCCCCAGACCCTTCATAACTGGGAGGATTTGTCAGGCCGAGCCGGCACCGTGGCCTCTCTGCCTGGAGAGGGcaacctggaggagaggtGCAAGCAG GCGGCCCAAGTGGTGCTCATCGCCCTGTTTGAGCTCAACACGCCCGAGTTCACCATGCTCCTCGGCGCTTTGCCCAAAACCTTCCAAGATGGGACCACCAAGCTGTTACACAACCACCTGAGGAGCACGAGCGGCATCGCCATG GCGTCTCCCGGCAGCTCGACGGGTCGAACGACTCCACGCCAGTCGAGCAGCCGCAGCAGCCCGCTGACATCTCCCACCACCTACTCGCAAGGAGGGCTTTCTCCCAG CATGCTGGAGTGCGATAGTGAGAACCTGAACTCTGAAGAGATCTACAGTTCCCTGCGTGGCGTCACTGAAGCCATTCAGAACTTCAGCTTCCGCAGCCAAGAAGAGCACATGGAGCTGTACAAGCGAGATGGAATGCGGGACCTTGGG GTTGAAGGTGGTTCTCCTTCGCACTCTAACCTCAAACTTTACGGTGATTCGATGGAGGCCGGGCGAACAGCTCTGGACAACAAGACGTCGTTACTGAACACCCCTTCGCCACGCTCGTTCACGCTGCAGCGTTTCCGAGAATACAACCCGCACAACTACGACAGCATGGAGCTGCGGCTCAATG GACGCCAGCACGAGTCTGCCAAAAACAAGATCCAGAACCCCAGAAATATCCCAG GAGTTACCGAGCAGCTGGTGGGAGAGCTGCTGAAGGAGCTGTCGCAGGGCCCGGCGGGCGAGTGTGCCACCGAGGAGCGCAGCGTGGAGGAGCGCCGCGCCACCCTGCTGGAGCTTCTCAAGGTGTCACGGGAGGACGTGCAGGTGGTTTGGGACGAGCACTTCAAGACCATGTTGCTGCTTCTCCTGGAGATGCTGGGAGACAAAGAC CACATGATCCGGGCCCTGTCCTTGAGAGTCCTGAAGGAGATCCTGAGAAACCAACCGGGTCGCTTCAAGAACTACGCCGAACTCACCATAATGAAGACACTGGAGGCTCATAAAGACTCGCACAAGGAG GTGGTGCGCGCGTCAGAGGAGGCCGCGTCCACGCTGGCCGGCTCCATCCAGCCGGAGCAGTGCATCAAGGTGCTTTGCCCCATCGTGCAGACGGCCGACTACCCCATCAACCTGGCCGCCATCAAGATGCAGACCAGGGCCGTGGAACGCATCACAAAGGAGCCGTTGCTTCAGCTGCTGCACGACATCATTCCGGGTCTACTGCAG GGCTACGACGACACGGAAAGCAGCGTGAGGAAGGCCAGCGTCTTCTGCCTCGTGGCCATCTACGCCGTGATCGGCGAGGAGCTCAAGCCCTTCCTGTCTCAGCTCACCGGTAGCAAG ATGAAACTGCTCAACCTGTACATCAAGAGGGCCCAGACCTCCACCAGCAATAGCAGCAGCTCCTCCGACATCTCTTCCTATTAA